A region of Arabidopsis thaliana chromosome 5, partial sequence DNA encodes the following proteins:
- a CDS encoding Regulator of chromosome condensation (RCC1) family with FYVE zinc finger domain-containing protein (Regulator of chromosome condensation (RCC1) family with FYVE zinc finger domain; FUNCTIONS IN: chromatin binding, zinc ion binding, Ran GTPase binding; EXPRESSED IN: 22 plant structures; EXPRESSED DURING: 13 growth stages; CONTAINS InterPro DOMAIN/s: Regulator of chromosome condensation, RCC1 (InterPro:IPR000408), Disease resistance/zinc finger/chromosome condensation-like region (InterPro:IPR013591), Pleckstrin homology (InterPro:IPR001849), Zinc finger, FYVE-type (InterPro:IPR000306), Regulator of chromosome condensation/beta-lactamase-inhibitor protein II (InterPro:IPR009091), Zinc finger, FYVE-related (InterPro:IPR017455), Pleckstrin homology-type (InterPro:IPR011993), Zinc finger, FYVE/PHD-type (InterPro:IPR011011); BEST Arabidopsis thaliana protein match is: Regulator of chromosome condensation (RCC1) family with FYVE zinc finger domain (TAIR:AT5G12350.1); Has 30201 Blast hits to 17322 proteins in 780 species: Archae - 12; Bacteria - 1396; Metazoa - 17338; Fungi - 3422; Plants - 5037; Viruses - 0; Other Eukaryotes - 2996 (source: NCBI BLink).) — translation MSRNGRMTPSDLSRAGPVTRDIEQAITALKKGAYLLKYGRRGKPKFCPFRLSNDESVLIWFSGKEEKHLKLSHVSRIISGQRTPIFQRYPRPEKEYQSFSLIYDERSLDLICKDKDEAEVWFSGLKALISRCHQRKWRTESRSDGTPSEANSPRTYTRRSSPLHSPFSSNESFQKEGSNHLRLHSPYESPPKNGVDKAFSDMSLYAVPPKGFFPPGSATMSVHSLSSGGSDTLHGHMKGMGMDAFRVSLSSAISSSSHGSGHDDGDTLGDVFMWGEGIGEGVLGGGNHRVGSSLEIKMDSLLPKALESTIVLDVQNIACGGQHAVLVTKQGESFSWGEESEGRLGHGVDSNVQHPKLIDALNTTNIELVACGEYHSCAVTLSGDLYTWGKGDFGILGHGNEVSHWVPKRVNFLMEGIHVSSIACGPYHTAVVTSAGQLFTFGDGTFGVLGHGDRKSVFIPREVDSLKGLRTVRAACGVWHTAAVVEVMVGSSSSSNCSSGKLFTWGDGDKSRLGHGDKEPKLVPTCVAALVEPNFCQVACGHSLTVALTTSGHVYTMGSPVYGQLGNPHADGKVPTRVDGKLHKSFVEEIACGAYHVAVLTSRTEVYTWGKGSNGRLGHGDADDRNSPTLVESLKDKQVKSIACGSNFTAAVCLHKWASGMDQSMCSGCRQPFNFKRKRHNCYNCGLVFCHSCSNKKSLKACMAPNPNKPYRVCDRCFNKLKKAMETDPSSHSSLSRRESVNQGSDAIDRDEKLDTRSDGQLARFSLLEPMRQVDSRSKKNKKYEFNSSRVSPIPSGGSHRGSLNITKSFNPTFGSSKKFFSASVPGSRIASRATSPISRRPSPPRSTTPTPTLSGLTTPKIVVDDTKRSNDNLSQEVVMLRSQVENLTRKAQLQEVELERTTKQLKEALAIASEESARCKAAKEVIKSLTAQLKDMAERLPVGSARTVKSPSLNSFGSSPDYAAPSSNTLNRPNSRETDSDSLTTVPMFSNGTSTPVFDSGSYRQQANHAAEAINRISTRSKESEPRNENEWVEQDEPGVYITLTALAGGARDLKRVRFSRKRFSEKQAEEWWAENRGRVYEQYNVRIVVDKSSVGVGSEDLGH, via the exons atgtcgAGGAACGGACGAATGACGCCGTCGGATCTTAGTAGAGCCGGTCCAGTGACGAGGGATATTGAGCag GCTATCACTGCTCTTAAAAAAGGAGCTTATTTGCTTAAGTATGGCAGAAGGGGAAAGCCTAAGTTCTGTCCATTTCGCCTTTCGAAT GATGAATCTGTTTTGATATGGTTTTCTGGGAAGGAGGAAAAACATTTGAAGCTAAGTCATGTTTCCAGGATCATCTCTGGGCAGCGCACT CCTATTTTTCAGAGATATCCACGTCCTGAGAAGGAATATCAATCGTTCTCGCTAATATATGACGAGAGGTCACTGGATTTG ATATGCAAGGATAAAGATGAGGCTGAAGTGTGGTTTAGTGGTCTAAAAGCCTTGATATCCCGTTGTCATCAACGGAAATGGAGGACCGAATCGAGAAGTGATGGAACGCCATCCGAAGCTAATAGTCCGAGAACATATACCCGGAGAAGCTCCCCTTTACATTCTCCATTTAGTAGCAATGAAAGTTTCCAGAAG GAGGGCTCAAATCACCTTCGTCTTCACAGTCCATATGAGAGCCCGCCTAAGAATGGCGTTGACAAGGCATTTTCAGACATGTCGTTGTATGCAGTTCCTCCAAAAGGTTTTTTCCCCCCAGGTTCGGCAACTATGTCAGTTCACTCTTTGTCATCTGGAGGCTCAGATACGCTACATGGTCACATGAAAGGAATGGGTATGGATGCTTTTAGAGTTAGTCTGTCAAGTGCGATTAGTTCGTCGAGCCATGGTTCTGGTCATGATGATGGAGACACATTGGGAGACGTTTTCATGTGGGGAGAAGGAATAGGCGAAGGTGTTTTGGGTGGTGGAAACCACAGAGTTGGAAGTTCGTTGGAGATCAAAATGGATTCCTTACTGCCAAAAGCTTTAGAGTCTACTATAGTACTTGATGTCCAGAATATTGCTTGCGGTGGACAACATGCTGTCCTTGTAACAAAACAAGGAGAAAGTTTTTCTTGGGGAGAGGAATCTGAAGGTAGGCTTGGCCATGGTGTGGATTCCAATGTTCAACATCCAAAGCTCATTGATGCCCTCAATACCACAAATATTGAGCTTGTAGCATGTGGTGAATACCATAGTTGTGCAGTTACTCTATCGGGGGATTTGTATACCTGGGGTAAAGGAGATTTTGGTATTCTGGGACATGGAAATGAAGTCAGTCACTGGGTCCCCAAAAGAGTAAATTTTCTGATGGAAGGGATACATGTATCATCCATCGCTTGTGGGCCTTACCACACAGCTGTTGTGACTTCCGCTGGGCAGTTGTTTACTTTTGGTGATGGGACCTTTGGTGTTTTGGGCCATGGAGACAGGAAAAGTGTTTTCATACCTAGAGAGGTAGACTCCTTGAAAGGTCTTCGCACTGTTCGGGCAGCCTGTGGTGTATGGCACACAGCCGCAGTTGTAGAAGTCATGGTTGGGAGCTCGAGCTCTAGTAACTGCTCTTCAGGAAAGCTCTTTACATGGGGTGATGGTGACAAGAGTCGTCTTGGTCATGGTGACAAAGAACCAAAACTTGTGCCTACCTGTGTTGCAGCTCTTGTAGAACCTAATTTTTGTCAAGTTGCGTGTGGACATAGCCTAACAGTTGCACTTACAACATCGGGCCACGTCTATACTATGGGCAGTCCTGTTTATGGTCAGCTTGGAAACCCACATGCAGATGGAAAGGTTCCAACCCGTGTCGACGGCAAACTTCACAAGAGTTTTGTCGAAGAGATTGCTTGCGGTGCTTATCATGTTGCAGTTTTAACTTCAAGGACTGAGGTTTACACTTGGGGAAAAGGATCAAATGGTAGACTAGGCCATGGGGATGCAGATGATCGAAATTCCCCCACATTGGTTGAGTCGCTGAAGGATAAACAGGTGAAAAGTATTGCATGTGGTTCTAACTTCACCGCAGCTGTCTGTCTTCACAAGTGGGCATCAGGGATGGACCAGTCCATGTGTTCAGGTTGCCGTCAGCCTTTCAATTTCAAGAGAAAGCGGCACAATTGCTATAACTGTGGACTTGTGTTTTGCCATTCTTGCAGTAATAAAAAGTCCCTGAAGGCTTGTATGGCACCAAACCCTAACAAACCATATCGAGTGTGTGATAGGTGTTTCAACAAATTGAAAAAGGCCATGGAAACGGATCCATCATCTCATTCTTCTTTGAGTCGAAGAGAAAGTGTCAACCAAGGATCAGATGCAATTGACAGAGATGAGAAGTTGGATACTAGATCCGACGGACAGCTAGCTAGATTCTCATTGTTGGAGCCCATGAGGCAAGTGGACAGTCGAtccaagaaaaataagaaatatgaaTTCAATAGTAGTCGTGTCTCACCAATACCGAGTGGGGGCTCGCACCGGGGTTCACTAAACATAACCAAGTCTTTTAATCCAACTTTCGGATCATCAAAGAAATTCTTCTCAGCTTCAGTTCCTGGTTCCCGAATTGCGTCCCGGGCAACTTCACCAATATCAAGACGTCCTAGCCCACCTCGGTCAACAACGCCAACTCCCACTCTTTCAGGACTAACTACACCAAAAATTGTCGTGGATGATACCAAGAGAAGCAATGATAACCTAAGCCAAGAGGTGGTTATGCTAAGATCTCAA GTTGAAAATCTTACACGGAAGGCACAACTTCAAGAAGTTGAACTGGAAAGAACAACCAAACAGCTAAAGGAGGCACTAGCAATTGCTAGTGAAGAATCAGCGAGATGCAAGGCAGCAAAAGAAGTGATCAAATCACTTACCGCTCAA TTGAAAGACATGGCTGAAAGACTACCTGTTGGATCAGCTCGGACTGTCAAGTCTCCGTCTCTCAATTCATTTGGTTCCAGTCCTGATTACGCTGCCCCTTCTTCTAACACCTTAAACCGTCCAAACAGTCGAGAAACTGATTCTGATAGCCTAACCACCGTCCCAATGTTTTCAAATGGGACCAGCACACCTGTTTTCGATAGTGGAAGTTACCGACAGCAAGCTAATCATGCTGCTGAAGCGATAAATAGAATCAGCACACGATCAAAAGAAAGTGAACCCCGTAACGAAAATGAATGGGTTGAACAAGATGAACCTGGTGTGTACATCACTCTCACAGCCTTAGCTGGAGGTGCAAGGGATCTCAAACGTGTCCGTTTCAG CCGGAAGCGGTTTAGTGAGAAACAAGCAGAAGAATGGTGGGCagagaacagaggaagagTTTACGAACAATACAATGTACGCATAGTAGTTGATAAATCCAGTGTGGGTGTAGGAAGTGAAGACTTGGGTCATTAA
- a CDS encoding Regulator of chromosome condensation (RCC1) family with FYVE zinc finger domain-containing protein (Regulator of chromosome condensation (RCC1) family with FYVE zinc finger domain; FUNCTIONS IN: chromatin binding, zinc ion binding, Ran GTPase binding; EXPRESSED IN: 22 plant structures; EXPRESSED DURING: 13 growth stages; CONTAINS InterPro DOMAIN/s: Zinc finger, FYVE-type (InterPro:IPR000306), Regulator of chromosome condensation/beta-lactamase-inhibitor protein II (InterPro:IPR009091), Zinc finger, FYVE-related (InterPro:IPR017455), Regulator of chromosome condensation, RCC1 (InterPro:IPR000408), Pleckstrin homology-type (InterPro:IPR011993), Disease resistance/zinc finger/chromosome condensation-like region (InterPro:IPR013591), Zinc finger, FYVE/PHD-type (InterPro:IPR011011); BEST Arabidopsis thaliana protein match is: Regulator of chromosome condensation (RCC1) family with FYVE zinc finger domain (TAIR:AT5G12350.1).), with amino-acid sequence MWSGFRDCTRNGRMTPSDLSRAGPVTRDIEQLKIELYSTFGVSKLDSSYILENKNALHAITALKKGAYLLKYGRRGKPKFCPFRLSNDESVLIWFSGKEEKHLKLSHVSRIISGQRTPIFQRYPRPEKEYQSFSLIYDERSLDLICKDKDEAEVWFSGLKALISRCHQRKWRTESRSDGTPSEANSPRTYTRRSSPLHSPFSSNESFQKEGSNHLRLHSPYESPPKNGVDKAFSDMSLYAVPPKGFFPPGSATMSVHSLSSGGSDTLHGHMKGMGMDAFRVSLSSAISSSSHGSGHDDGDTLGDVFMWGEGIGEGVLGGGNHRVGSSLEIKMDSLLPKALESTIVLDVQNIACGGQHAVLVTKQGESFSWGEESEGRLGHGVDSNVQHPKLIDALNTTNIELVACGEYHSCAVTLSGDLYTWGKGDFGILGHGNEVSHWVPKRVNFLMEGIHVSSIACGPYHTAVVTSAGQLFTFGDGTFGVLGHGDRKSVFIPREVDSLKGLRTVRAACGVWHTAAVVEVMVGSSSSSNCSSGKLFTWGDGDKSRLGHGDKEPKLVPTCVAALVEPNFCQVACGHSLTVALTTSGHVYTMGSPVYGQLGNPHADGKVPTRVDGKLHKSFVEEIACGAYHVAVLTSRTEVYTWGKGSNGRLGHGDADDRNSPTLVESLKDKQVKSIACGSNFTAAVCLHKWASGMDQSMCSGCRQPFNFKRKRHNCYNCGLVFCHSCSNKKSLKACMAPNPNKPYRVCDRCFNKLKKAMETDPSSHSSLSRRESVNQGSDAIDRDEKLDTRSDGQLARFSLLEPMRQVDSRSKKNKKYEFNSSRVSPIPSGGSHRGSLNITKSFNPTFGSSKKFFSASVPGSRIASRATSPISRRPSPPRSTTPTPTLSGLTTPKIVVDDTKRSNDNLSQEVVMLRSQVENLTRKAQLQEVELERTTKQLKEALAIASEESARCKAAKEVIKSLTAQLKDMAERLPVGSARTVKSPSLNSFGSSPDYAAPSSNTLNRPNSRETDSDSLTTVPMFSNGTSTPVFDSGSYRQQANHAAEAINRISTRSKESEPRNENEWVEQDEPGVYITLTALAGGARDLKRVRFSRKRFSEKQAEEWWAENRGRVYEQYNVRIVVDKSSVGVGSEDLGH; translated from the exons ATGTGGAGTGGATTTCGTGATTGCACGAG GAACGGACGAATGACGCCGTCGGATCTTAGTAGAGCCGGTCCAGTGACGAGGGATATTGAGCag CTAAAGATTGAGCTCTATTCCACTTTTGGAGTCTCCAAGCTTGACTCTAGCTATATATTGGAGAACAAAAATGCActtcat GCTATCACTGCTCTTAAAAAAGGAGCTTATTTGCTTAAGTATGGCAGAAGGGGAAAGCCTAAGTTCTGTCCATTTCGCCTTTCGAAT GATGAATCTGTTTTGATATGGTTTTCTGGGAAGGAGGAAAAACATTTGAAGCTAAGTCATGTTTCCAGGATCATCTCTGGGCAGCGCACT CCTATTTTTCAGAGATATCCACGTCCTGAGAAGGAATATCAATCGTTCTCGCTAATATATGACGAGAGGTCACTGGATTTG ATATGCAAGGATAAAGATGAGGCTGAAGTGTGGTTTAGTGGTCTAAAAGCCTTGATATCCCGTTGTCATCAACGGAAATGGAGGACCGAATCGAGAAGTGATGGAACGCCATCCGAAGCTAATAGTCCGAGAACATATACCCGGAGAAGCTCCCCTTTACATTCTCCATTTAGTAGCAATGAAAGTTTCCAGAAG GAGGGCTCAAATCACCTTCGTCTTCACAGTCCATATGAGAGCCCGCCTAAGAATGGCGTTGACAAGGCATTTTCAGACATGTCGTTGTATGCAGTTCCTCCAAAAGGTTTTTTCCCCCCAGGTTCGGCAACTATGTCAGTTCACTCTTTGTCATCTGGAGGCTCAGATACGCTACATGGTCACATGAAAGGAATGGGTATGGATGCTTTTAGAGTTAGTCTGTCAAGTGCGATTAGTTCGTCGAGCCATGGTTCTGGTCATGATGATGGAGACACATTGGGAGACGTTTTCATGTGGGGAGAAGGAATAGGCGAAGGTGTTTTGGGTGGTGGAAACCACAGAGTTGGAAGTTCGTTGGAGATCAAAATGGATTCCTTACTGCCAAAAGCTTTAGAGTCTACTATAGTACTTGATGTCCAGAATATTGCTTGCGGTGGACAACATGCTGTCCTTGTAACAAAACAAGGAGAAAGTTTTTCTTGGGGAGAGGAATCTGAAGGTAGGCTTGGCCATGGTGTGGATTCCAATGTTCAACATCCAAAGCTCATTGATGCCCTCAATACCACAAATATTGAGCTTGTAGCATGTGGTGAATACCATAGTTGTGCAGTTACTCTATCGGGGGATTTGTATACCTGGGGTAAAGGAGATTTTGGTATTCTGGGACATGGAAATGAAGTCAGTCACTGGGTCCCCAAAAGAGTAAATTTTCTGATGGAAGGGATACATGTATCATCCATCGCTTGTGGGCCTTACCACACAGCTGTTGTGACTTCCGCTGGGCAGTTGTTTACTTTTGGTGATGGGACCTTTGGTGTTTTGGGCCATGGAGACAGGAAAAGTGTTTTCATACCTAGAGAGGTAGACTCCTTGAAAGGTCTTCGCACTGTTCGGGCAGCCTGTGGTGTATGGCACACAGCCGCAGTTGTAGAAGTCATGGTTGGGAGCTCGAGCTCTAGTAACTGCTCTTCAGGAAAGCTCTTTACATGGGGTGATGGTGACAAGAGTCGTCTTGGTCATGGTGACAAAGAACCAAAACTTGTGCCTACCTGTGTTGCAGCTCTTGTAGAACCTAATTTTTGTCAAGTTGCGTGTGGACATAGCCTAACAGTTGCACTTACAACATCGGGCCACGTCTATACTATGGGCAGTCCTGTTTATGGTCAGCTTGGAAACCCACATGCAGATGGAAAGGTTCCAACCCGTGTCGACGGCAAACTTCACAAGAGTTTTGTCGAAGAGATTGCTTGCGGTGCTTATCATGTTGCAGTTTTAACTTCAAGGACTGAGGTTTACACTTGGGGAAAAGGATCAAATGGTAGACTAGGCCATGGGGATGCAGATGATCGAAATTCCCCCACATTGGTTGAGTCGCTGAAGGATAAACAGGTGAAAAGTATTGCATGTGGTTCTAACTTCACCGCAGCTGTCTGTCTTCACAAGTGGGCATCAGGGATGGACCAGTCCATGTGTTCAGGTTGCCGTCAGCCTTTCAATTTCAAGAGAAAGCGGCACAATTGCTATAACTGTGGACTTGTGTTTTGCCATTCTTGCAGTAATAAAAAGTCCCTGAAGGCTTGTATGGCACCAAACCCTAACAAACCATATCGAGTGTGTGATAGGTGTTTCAACAAATTGAAAAAGGCCATGGAAACGGATCCATCATCTCATTCTTCTTTGAGTCGAAGAGAAAGTGTCAACCAAGGATCAGATGCAATTGACAGAGATGAGAAGTTGGATACTAGATCCGACGGACAGCTAGCTAGATTCTCATTGTTGGAGCCCATGAGGCAAGTGGACAGTCGAtccaagaaaaataagaaatatgaaTTCAATAGTAGTCGTGTCTCACCAATACCGAGTGGGGGCTCGCACCGGGGTTCACTAAACATAACCAAGTCTTTTAATCCAACTTTCGGATCATCAAAGAAATTCTTCTCAGCTTCAGTTCCTGGTTCCCGAATTGCGTCCCGGGCAACTTCACCAATATCAAGACGTCCTAGCCCACCTCGGTCAACAACGCCAACTCCCACTCTTTCAGGACTAACTACACCAAAAATTGTCGTGGATGATACCAAGAGAAGCAATGATAACCTAAGCCAAGAGGTGGTTATGCTAAGATCTCAA GTTGAAAATCTTACACGGAAGGCACAACTTCAAGAAGTTGAACTGGAAAGAACAACCAAACAGCTAAAGGAGGCACTAGCAATTGCTAGTGAAGAATCAGCGAGATGCAAGGCAGCAAAAGAAGTGATCAAATCACTTACCGCTCAA TTGAAAGACATGGCTGAAAGACTACCTGTTGGATCAGCTCGGACTGTCAAGTCTCCGTCTCTCAATTCATTTGGTTCCAGTCCTGATTACGCTGCCCCTTCTTCTAACACCTTAAACCGTCCAAACAGTCGAGAAACTGATTCTGATAGCCTAACCACCGTCCCAATGTTTTCAAATGGGACCAGCACACCTGTTTTCGATAGTGGAAGTTACCGACAGCAAGCTAATCATGCTGCTGAAGCGATAAATAGAATCAGCACACGATCAAAAGAAAGTGAACCCCGTAACGAAAATGAATGGGTTGAACAAGATGAACCTGGTGTGTACATCACTCTCACAGCCTTAGCTGGAGGTGCAAGGGATCTCAAACGTGTCCGTTTCAG CCGGAAGCGGTTTAGTGAGAAACAAGCAGAAGAATGGTGGGCagagaacagaggaagagTTTACGAACAATACAATGTACGCATAGTAGTTGATAAATCCAGTGTGGGTGTAGGAAGTGAAGACTTGGGTCATTAA
- a CDS encoding Regulator of chromosome condensation (RCC1) family with FYVE zinc finger domain-containing protein: MSRNGRMTPSDLSRAGPVTRDIEQAITALKKGAYLLKYGRRGKPKFCPFRLSNDESVLIWFSGKEEKHLKLSHVSRIISGQRTPIFQRYPRPEKEYQSFSLIYDERSLDLICKDKDEAEVWFSGLKALISRCHQRKWRTESRSDGTPSEANSPRTYTRRSSPLHSPFSSNESFQKEGSNHLRLHSPYESPPKNGVDKAFSDMSLYAVPPKGFFPPGSATMSVHSLSSGGSDTLHGHMKGMGMDAFRVSLSSAISSSSHGSGHDDGDTLGDVFMWGEGIGEGVLGGGNHRVGSSLEIKMDSLLPKALESTIVLDVQNIACGGQHAVLVTKQGESFSWGEESEGRLGHGVDSNVQHPKLIDALNTTNIELVACGEYHSCAVTLSGDLYTWGKGDFGILGHGNEVSHWVPKRVNFLMEGIHVSSIACGPYHTAVVTSAGQLFTFGDGTFGVLGHGDRKSVFIPREVDSLKGLRTVRAACGVWHTAAVVEVMVGSSSSSNCSSGKLFTWGDGDKSRLGHGDKEPKLVPTCVAALVEPNFCQVACGHSLTVALTTSGHVYTMGSPVYGQLGNPHADGKVPTRVDGKLHKSFVEEIACGAYHVAVLTSRTEVYTWGKGSNGRLGHGDADDRNSPTLVESLKDKQVKSIACGSNFTAAVCLHKWASGMDQSMCSGCRQPFNFKRKRHNCYNCGLVFCHSCSNKKSLKACMAPNPNKPYRVCDRCFNKLKKAMETDPSSHSSLSRRESVNQGSDAIDRDEKLDTRSDGQLARFSLLEPMRQVDSRSKKNKKYEFNSSRVSPIPSGGSHRGSLNITKSFNPTFGSSKKFFSASVPGSRIASRATSPISRRPSPPRSTTPTPTLSGLTTPKIVVDDTKRSNDNLSQEVVMLRSQVSCFPRFNSCSLLLCI, from the exons atgtcgAGGAACGGACGAATGACGCCGTCGGATCTTAGTAGAGCCGGTCCAGTGACGAGGGATATTGAGCag GCTATCACTGCTCTTAAAAAAGGAGCTTATTTGCTTAAGTATGGCAGAAGGGGAAAGCCTAAGTTCTGTCCATTTCGCCTTTCGAAT GATGAATCTGTTTTGATATGGTTTTCTGGGAAGGAGGAAAAACATTTGAAGCTAAGTCATGTTTCCAGGATCATCTCTGGGCAGCGCACT CCTATTTTTCAGAGATATCCACGTCCTGAGAAGGAATATCAATCGTTCTCGCTAATATATGACGAGAGGTCACTGGATTTG ATATGCAAGGATAAAGATGAGGCTGAAGTGTGGTTTAGTGGTCTAAAAGCCTTGATATCCCGTTGTCATCAACGGAAATGGAGGACCGAATCGAGAAGTGATGGAACGCCATCCGAAGCTAATAGTCCGAGAACATATACCCGGAGAAGCTCCCCTTTACATTCTCCATTTAGTAGCAATGAAAGTTTCCAGAAG GAGGGCTCAAATCACCTTCGTCTTCACAGTCCATATGAGAGCCCGCCTAAGAATGGCGTTGACAAGGCATTTTCAGACATGTCGTTGTATGCAGTTCCTCCAAAAGGTTTTTTCCCCCCAGGTTCGGCAACTATGTCAGTTCACTCTTTGTCATCTGGAGGCTCAGATACGCTACATGGTCACATGAAAGGAATGGGTATGGATGCTTTTAGAGTTAGTCTGTCAAGTGCGATTAGTTCGTCGAGCCATGGTTCTGGTCATGATGATGGAGACACATTGGGAGACGTTTTCATGTGGGGAGAAGGAATAGGCGAAGGTGTTTTGGGTGGTGGAAACCACAGAGTTGGAAGTTCGTTGGAGATCAAAATGGATTCCTTACTGCCAAAAGCTTTAGAGTCTACTATAGTACTTGATGTCCAGAATATTGCTTGCGGTGGACAACATGCTGTCCTTGTAACAAAACAAGGAGAAAGTTTTTCTTGGGGAGAGGAATCTGAAGGTAGGCTTGGCCATGGTGTGGATTCCAATGTTCAACATCCAAAGCTCATTGATGCCCTCAATACCACAAATATTGAGCTTGTAGCATGTGGTGAATACCATAGTTGTGCAGTTACTCTATCGGGGGATTTGTATACCTGGGGTAAAGGAGATTTTGGTATTCTGGGACATGGAAATGAAGTCAGTCACTGGGTCCCCAAAAGAGTAAATTTTCTGATGGAAGGGATACATGTATCATCCATCGCTTGTGGGCCTTACCACACAGCTGTTGTGACTTCCGCTGGGCAGTTGTTTACTTTTGGTGATGGGACCTTTGGTGTTTTGGGCCATGGAGACAGGAAAAGTGTTTTCATACCTAGAGAGGTAGACTCCTTGAAAGGTCTTCGCACTGTTCGGGCAGCCTGTGGTGTATGGCACACAGCCGCAGTTGTAGAAGTCATGGTTGGGAGCTCGAGCTCTAGTAACTGCTCTTCAGGAAAGCTCTTTACATGGGGTGATGGTGACAAGAGTCGTCTTGGTCATGGTGACAAAGAACCAAAACTTGTGCCTACCTGTGTTGCAGCTCTTGTAGAACCTAATTTTTGTCAAGTTGCGTGTGGACATAGCCTAACAGTTGCACTTACAACATCGGGCCACGTCTATACTATGGGCAGTCCTGTTTATGGTCAGCTTGGAAACCCACATGCAGATGGAAAGGTTCCAACCCGTGTCGACGGCAAACTTCACAAGAGTTTTGTCGAAGAGATTGCTTGCGGTGCTTATCATGTTGCAGTTTTAACTTCAAGGACTGAGGTTTACACTTGGGGAAAAGGATCAAATGGTAGACTAGGCCATGGGGATGCAGATGATCGAAATTCCCCCACATTGGTTGAGTCGCTGAAGGATAAACAGGTGAAAAGTATTGCATGTGGTTCTAACTTCACCGCAGCTGTCTGTCTTCACAAGTGGGCATCAGGGATGGACCAGTCCATGTGTTCAGGTTGCCGTCAGCCTTTCAATTTCAAGAGAAAGCGGCACAATTGCTATAACTGTGGACTTGTGTTTTGCCATTCTTGCAGTAATAAAAAGTCCCTGAAGGCTTGTATGGCACCAAACCCTAACAAACCATATCGAGTGTGTGATAGGTGTTTCAACAAATTGAAAAAGGCCATGGAAACGGATCCATCATCTCATTCTTCTTTGAGTCGAAGAGAAAGTGTCAACCAAGGATCAGATGCAATTGACAGAGATGAGAAGTTGGATACTAGATCCGACGGACAGCTAGCTAGATTCTCATTGTTGGAGCCCATGAGGCAAGTGGACAGTCGAtccaagaaaaataagaaatatgaaTTCAATAGTAGTCGTGTCTCACCAATACCGAGTGGGGGCTCGCACCGGGGTTCACTAAACATAACCAAGTCTTTTAATCCAACTTTCGGATCATCAAAGAAATTCTTCTCAGCTTCAGTTCCTGGTTCCCGAATTGCGTCCCGGGCAACTTCACCAATATCAAGACGTCCTAGCCCACCTCGGTCAACAACGCCAACTCCCACTCTTTCAGGACTAACTACACCAAAAATTGTCGTGGATGATACCAAGAGAAGCAATGATAACCTAAGCCAAGAGGTGGTTATGCTAAGATCTCAAGTAAGCTGCTTTCCACGCTTTAATTCTTGTTCCTTACTCCTGTgtatttag